Sequence from the Aspergillus nidulans FGSC A4 chromosome III genome:
GGAAGCTCCTGTTTGTGTCTGGCATATTGTAACCGTTTGGAGTGTTCCTGAATAACTGCGCGCATACGTTCGCGTTCCCTGAGCACCATTGCAAAACCCTAACACCTTCCACCATGATGACCTCGGACTCTCACACTGGCGAGAAGACTAGACAGACACGAAAGCAGAGGCAGATGTCGAGATGTACACAGCCCAAGCCCAACATGGACAAGTCGAGCATATTAACGCAACCTCCAATCCCGCCACATCAACATGATCGCCATTGCCGGGATGATCGTAGGCAACCTCTGGACACCATGCCACATTTTCAATCCTGAGTGCATTCTCTAATAGTGCCCCCTTCCAGGGAACaggcctcttcctcagctctGGACAAGTCATCTCCATCGCCGGCCCCGCCGGCGCTTTCCTCGCGTACCTAGCCATGGGCCTCGTTACAGCCGGCGTCGCATACGCGGCGGGCGAAATCACGGCTTTCATGCCCAGCACAGGCGGGTTTGTCCGGCACGCGACGAAGTTCGTTGAGCCTGCGCTTGGGGCTGCGACGGGGTGGAATTTTTGTACGCACTGCCTCACTTAAGTCGCACTCCTACTATCACTTCTACACTTCTACATTCACTTCCCCTCCCCTTCCCCGCGGCCGTTCAGGGAGCTATATGTTGACATGAATGGACTACAGGGTATACAATGTCCATCACGGCGCCAGCGGAAGTGACCGCAGCCGCAACACTAGTTCAATATTGGCACGTCGACGTCAGCATCGCAGTCTAGATTAACGTGTTCGCGCTGTTCATCCTCGTGATCAATTTCTGCGGCGCCAGAATGTACGGCGAATCTGAAGTGATCTTCTCCAGTCTGAAGATCATGCTCATTGTAGGCCTCATTATCGGGGGTATTGTGATcaatgctggcggcggtCCAGACGGCGAGTATATAGGGTCCCAGTACTGGACGACGCCAGGCGCGTTCGATACTTACGTTACGAGTGATGATGCAAGTCGGTTCCTCGCCTTCTGGAAGGTCTTGCTCACAGCCGCGTTCAGTTACGGGAACATCCAGGTCGCGGCGATATCGGGCTCAGAGACCGGGAACCCGCAAACGGTCATCCCCCgcgcgatgaggaagacgttCGTCCGGGTGTTTCTGTTCTATGTGCTGAGTGTCTTTATCGTCGGGCTGATTGTGCCCTCGGGCGAACGAGGTCTCTCTCTCTCGACGGCACAGCGTCACGGTCGCCGTTTGTCCTGGCCTTTACCCGCGCGGGCGTCGAAGTCCCGCCGCATATTATCAATGCGGTCGTCTGTACGTCTGCGATCAGCGGTGGCTCTGGGTGCATATTCATCGCGTCGCGGACACTCTACGGTCTCAGTCGCAATGGCCACGCCCCGCGGATCTTCCAGAGGTGCAACCGCTTTGGAACGCCGGTCTATGCCGTAGGGCTATCAGTCATCCTGCTTCCGCTTGGATACTTGACGCTCGGGAGTGAGGCGTCGACAATGTTCAGCTGGTTGTGAACATCACGACTGTGGTTGGGTTGATTGGATGGGTTGTGGACGAGGCCACGTATCTGAGTTTCTATCAGGGACTGAAGGTGCAGGGGTAAAATAGAGGTGGTATGTCTGAATCATTATCAGTTGTTGTTCAGCGTATTCTATGAAAAAGGAAGGTGTTTTGCTGATACCAGGCTATGGTAAGGGCTTCCATACAGAAACTTTATGCAACCATATGCGGCGTGGGCGACGCTATTCATGGTTGTCATGGTGCTTTTGTTCTCCGGCATGCTCTGTCCATCTCATGTGTATCTGGTACCTCTATATTGACATCTGATCTTGCACAGGCTTCGACGTCTTCACGAAAGGCAACTTCACAGCGTCTGGCTTTCTAACCTCGTATCTCAACATCGGCATATTTGCAAGTATGCCAGGCTCTGTCCTTCCCTAATCGGGATATCAGGCTGATTTCGACTAACAAAATCCTCCCACTAGTACTATAGATCTTCAAAGTCACCCTTGAGTCCAAGCTGGTTCCGCTGAGTGATATCGACTTTCAATCCGAACTCGATGCCatcgagcaggagaagacGAGCGGGGAGTACGTGGTCAAGTCTGAGATGTGGCCTTGGTGGAAGAGGGTGATTCGTTGGTTCTAGGGTTAGGTCTTCGCCAACAGAAAAGGGAAGGTTATGGGTGCCATGAATGCTTCAGGACTAGCTGTGGGCAGTGCCTGAGAAATGGGACAGACATCTGCGTAATATGAGATCCTACTGTTTCAATCAAATGTCGACTGTACTATCCAGACTGCACAAGTTTGTGAATGCCATGGGGTGAGGTGGTATGGCTATCTGGCATTTTCCAGGTCTTAAAGGAACAGGTGAACCAAATGGCCGGGTCAACGGCCATCCTTGCCCATTAGTAGATTCATCTGTTTGCAATGCTACTCCACGAAAGGACAGAGGAAAGTGTCTCGAGCGTAACTCGCTGCCCCAGGTAGATGCCAACAGTGCTGCCTCGTGAATGAGCTCTTGAGGGCTGGATTGCACCTTTCTCATTGGGTCATGGAGAGAATCTCCATGACTGAAAGTAAGATATCAAACTTGTTCGACGCGTCGGTCATGGACTATTCTACTACCGATACTCCCCGACACAGTCTCCCAAACTCTCAAACATCGCCTTTCTCTGGCTCCTCTGCATCACACCCTCAATCATCTGCCTATCCTCCTCGTCTAGACACCACCCCAAACTCGCCAGGTTCTCAGCTGACTGTTCGCTGACACCCATCCTGCATCCCACAATTACCGCGCCGACATACGGGAAATCAAGAACCCACCGCGTGACGACTTTCGAGATGGTCACACTGTGCTTATACGCGGTCACCTTTAAAACACGCAGCAGCTCTTGGAAAAGCGGCCACGCACCCCATGTGCGAATAGAGGCGTAGTACTACCACGCAGTTAGCTACGTGTCAGTGGATTGAACCGCGGGAGTGTACCTTGCGCTGACTAGGCGTTATCTTCTCGCTGTAGAGATCCGGTGGCGCCTGATCGAGCCACTTTTCGGCTAGGAGGCCGCCGCAGAGGGTTCCGTAAGTCAAAAGTTTGATGTTGTGCTCTGAGCAGAAACCTGCCATTTTGACGATTGGGCGAGAGTCGATGAGAGAGAACTGGTCGTTGTCAGCTGCGCTCGCTTCGATAGAAGTATACCTAGTATCGGTACGAACCTGAACCTGGTTGCTGACGATCTTGACGCCACTCTCGATAACTCGTCGCATATGCTTCGTGTCAAAGTTgcagaggccgaggagctggGCCCGTGGGTCCTGCTGGAGATATTGTAGGGCCATGATATACTGGTCGTCTTCGTACTATCCCTGTGGGTCAGTCCGTCTAGTCTAACCTGTGAGGTgagggaggaaagaaaaaaaaaacccaTAAACTGCCAATGAAACTGCAAGAGATCGATCTTATCTGTGTCCAGCCTTCGACACCGTTCACTAACACTTGCTCGCATGGCCTCCTCAGAGAGAGTTATCGGGTGGAACACACAGTATTTCGTCGCTGCGAAAATCGAGTCGGCGTATGCACTCGACGAACGATATCGACCCTGAAATGTCAGAGAACAAGGATAGACAGGAGtctgggctgaagctggcGTCTGACGAATATGATCTCCGCATCGCCGTAGTAGTCCGCCATATTGAAAGCCGTGAATCCCCGCGAGACATAGCGAGAAAACTGCTCGAAAATATTTGCACGCGACGCAGAGCCCCAAGCCAGACTAGAGATTTGCAATAGACCCGTGAAGATACGGGGAAGCTGAACGTCGGCGTCGAGTGTGAATGTCTCCGCGATCCGTACGAGGGAGGGAAACTggcctcctcggccttccCATACCTCACGGCAGGATGGAAGGGCTCTTTGAAGGTCCCAAAGAGACTTCGTATCTTCCACCGTGAGGCCCTTGTCCCTGTATGCATGAGCAAGGTCTTCTGAATCGCTGTCAGAGCCTGCACGATATCCCCATCCACAGAAGCAATCTCATCCCGGAATTCATCTGCTCCAACAGTGTTGAGAGCCCGAATTcgctcaacaagctcgcaCAGTAACGGCAAAGCCTGGTAGCATAGTCCACACCCAACCATTCAGCGTATGCGGTTCTGTAAGTGCACAAAGAGCCTCGATGTGTCGAGGCTGCATTCGCGATCTTGCTGTACTTTGACGTAGTCTCGTCGAGGTAGTTCCGCGTTTGCTCCTCAAAGACTGGAGTTACCGACGGGTGTATAGTCAAAAGACTGCGCATTATGCTGCGTAATTCGTCCAGTGGTAGGCTGGCGACAATGTTGTCCGTCATCATTTTGATGTGCGCCGTTTGGCTTTGGTCCCCGTGGCGGGAATCATGCTGATCGGTTTGACAAGGTCACTGTATGTCGATAACCAGCTAATGGAGGTTGATCCGTCGAGCCTGGCTGGATGGAGGAGAcaggtgatgatgctgacggATGGTGGATGATACTAGCTTCTGACGCCAGCACCGTCGTTACTAGTAGATGCGCTTCAATCATACCGATCCGTGATTTGCTAGCCCTCCAATTCATCTCACTCCGTCTCGTCTCCAACAGCACTCCAAATTCTCCAACTCACCTTCGGTAGCTCCAGAGATCCAGCTTTTCGTTCTTACTGATTCTGAGACATGCAAAGAGCCCCAGCGTTGCGAGGTCGGCAAGCTAGTTCCAAGCTACCCCCGTCGCTGGCTTGTTACCGACCCACGTTGTGTAGGGAGCCTTCAAGACGCCGTCCAGTACTCagtaaagaagctcaagaaaggGCGCTATAGCAGCTTATAACCGCTGGCTCTGCCGAACATGTACGCTGAAGGAAGGTTGCGAGTCTTCTATTACGAGAAAATAGTATTCATCATAGACAGTTTTCCTGACCCTGTTCGTTCACGGCCATAGCCCGAGTCTGCAAATATGAAATCAAGGGTCGTTTAACGGAGAAGAAAATAATGCTAGTTAAGTGTGGTGGAACGATTGGCTTAGTAGACTTGTTTACATCGTCCCTTGCGATGCTGGACCAGCTCATCCATACACGGCAGATGATGGTCTTAACGAGTCAAGGTAGACCGAAGGCAGTGCCTATCATACTGCTTTATTGAAATGCAATGCCATTAACTATGGTTTTAGGATCCAGTTGTACCATAATAAGGGATATTGGCCGTTTAAGCCGTCATAACATGAACCGGAACTGAGAAGGTTATAGAAAGTCGAATAAATCAACAGCTGTTGCATCAAGTCTAGTATGCCCAGGACCTAAGCTAAGCCTAAGATTCTAGGACCTGGCATTCTAAGGCTGCGGACTGAGAGTAATTTCTGCAAGTAGGTCTAGAGGAAAGTACAATCACCCATTCAGTTTGGTATTTTTTTTGGGATCTCTGATTATTCTCGCTTTTCAAAGTATAGTTCTCCATCAGATTTGCTGCGTCTATATGCCGGGAGATAagagctctttctcctctctATACAGCACAGACGGGATTTCTAGCTTTGCTACCCTGATTTATCGAGATGGACGAGTAGATGTCAAGACTTAACAAGTCACTTGTGGTGCATTTGACTCACAAACTACACTTTACCGTAGCCGAGATGGACTTGGAATTTGTAGATTTCTAGTTCTTGCTATCTAGCAGTGTATGGCTGCTTTTGGAGGAGATCCCAGGGTAGGGCGCCTATCCTCAGCCCTTGCAGCCATAGTTCACCCTAATATAAGGCTGGGAAGCCTGCTCCCTAAATCCTCGCCCCCCTCGTTGCCAATGCATCCGTCAACGACAACAACTGATCCCGCTCCTCATCAGTAAACTCCCTCCTGTTCGGCCCGCCTCGACTGCCATCACCTCCATTGCGGCTGTTACTCCCGGTGAAGAGCTTCTCGCGGGGCTGATTGCGGTACTCGGTGTGGAATCGCCATTTCTGTGTCAGTTCGGGGGAGAGGGTGCGCTGGAACGCTGACGCGATGTATTTTCCGATCACAGGGAGGAACTTGAAGGCACTGTGGAGGCGAATGTTAGCTATTATTCTTTATCTTCAATGTTCAGCGTGCAAGACAACTGGGATGGCATACTGTCCCGTCCCGCCAGTGGCGATGAACAGATTTTTATACTCAGGGTGATAGTCGAAGATGAAATCCCCAGTTGGCGTCTCGTTGTACCAGCAAAGACAGGTCTTCTCAAAGCCCCTTTTCGCAATCTCGGGGAGTATCTCCCTCAGTCCAGCCTGCAGTCTCTCCATCCCCTCTTGGGGGATGAAGTTTGCCCGGGCGGGAATCGCCCGGCCGGGAGGCGATGAGACCAATTTGTTCGCTGACTGAGTCGAGAGCGTATAACCAAAGCTGTGACACGCTACCTTAAGATATCCTGTCTTTTCGTGCGGTGGGAAACTGAAGAAGCCGGTTGATAGGTTGAAGATAATGGGGAGGTCCTTGAGTGCTTCTACCTCCTGTGGTGTCAGACGGACGAACCCGACAATCTGTGCCGTCGCGACCATCGAGTTCCAGGAG
This genomic interval carries:
- a CDS encoding uncharacterized protein (transcript_id=CADANIAT00006387), with the translated sequence MMTDNIVASLPLDELRSIMRSLLTIHPSVTPVFEEQTRNYLDETTSKYSKIANAASTHRGSLCTYRTAYAEWLGVDYATRLCRYCSDSDSEDLAHAYRDKGLTVEDTKSLWDLQRALPSCREVWEGRGGQFPSLVRIAETFTLDADVQLPRIFTGLLQISSLAWGSASRANIFEQFSRYVSRGFTAFNMADYYGDAEIIFGRYRSSSAYADSIFAATKYCVFHPITLSEEAMRASYEDDQYIMALQYLQQDPRAQLLGLCNFDTKHMRRVIESGVKIVSNQVQVRTDTRYTSIEASAADNDQFSLIDSRPIVKMAGFCSEHNIKLLTYGTLCGGLLAEKWLDQAPPDLYSEKITPSQRKYYASIRTWGAWPLFQELLRVLKVTAYKHSVTISKVVTRWVLDFPYVGAVIVGCRMGVSEQSAENLASLGWCLDEEDRQMIEGVMQRSQRKAMFESLGDCVGEYR
- a CDS encoding uncharacterized protein (transcript_id=CADANIAT00006386) — translated: MYGESEVIFSSLKIMLIVGLIIGGIVINAGGGPDGEYIGSQYWTTPGAFDTYVTSDDASRFLAFWKVLLTAAFSYGNIQVAAISGSETGNPQTVIPRAMRKTFVRVFLFYVLSVFIVGLIVPSGERGLSLSTAQRHGRRLSWPLPARASKSRRILSMRSSLVVNITTVVGLIGWVVDEATYLSFYQGLKVQGCCSAYSMKKEGVLLIPGYGFDVFTKGNFTASGFLTSYLNIGIFAITLESKLVPLSDIDFQSELDAIEQEKTSGEYVVKSEMWPWWKRVIRWF